Within the Pseudonocardia alni genome, the region GCGGACCTCGCCGACGACCAGCCGGTCCGGACGCATCCGCAACGCCTGACGCACCAGCTCGCGCAGCGGCACCCCACCCGAGCCCTCGATGTTCGGCGGCCGGGCGACCAGCCGCACGACGTGCGGATGACGCGGGGAGAGCTCCTCGGCGTCCTCGACGGTGATGAGCCGCTCGCCGGGATCGACCGCGCCCAGCAGCGCGTTGAGCAGCGTGGTCTTGCCACTGCCCGTCCCACCGGCCACGAGCACGGCCAGCCGGGCGGCGACGATCGCGCGCAGCAGGGCCTCGCCGGTCGCGTCGAGGGTGCCGGTCCGCCGGAGCGCGGCCAGGTCGTGTCCGGCGGGGCGCAGCACCCGCAGCGAGATCGCGGTCCCGGCGGCCGCCACCGGTGGCAGGACGGCGTGCAGCCGGACCCCGGCATCGGGGAGCCTGCCGTCGACGCAGGGACTCGCGTCGTCGAGCCGGCGGCCTGCGGCGAGCGCCAGGCGCTGGGCGAGCCGCCGGACCGCGGCCTCGTCGGTGAAGGTGATGCCGGTGCGGCGCAGCCCGTCGCCGCGGTCGACCCAGACGGCGTCGGGCGCGCTGACCAGCACGTCGGTGGTCGCCGGATCGCGCAGCAGCGCGTCGAGCGGGCCCGCTCCGGTGAACTCCTGGCGCAGGGTGCGGAGCGCGGCGAGGACGTCCAGATCGGACGCGACCCCACCGGACTCGGCCCGCACCGCCGCGGCGACGGCGGCCGGCCCGGTCTCGCCGCCGGCGTCGGCCAGCCGGGCCCGCACCCGGTCGACCAGCGGGTTCACGACGCCGCCCGCCGGGAGCCTGCCGTGCCGCAGAGGCGCTCGTGCACGGCCCGGGCCGCGGTGGCGAGCGGACCCCGCCCGGAGCCGGGGGTCCGCCCCCGTTCGAGGGCACCGGCGAGGTCACGCTCCGGGCGCATGGTCGTGAGCAGTGGCAGCCCGAGGGAGGCGACGACCTCGTCGGGGGTGATACCGCCGGGGGACGGCCCGCGCACGATCAGCTCCACGGCCCGGGCGTGCTCGGCGAGCACGTCGGCGACCCGGGCGGCCGCGGCGCAGGGCCGCAGCCCGGCGGGGACCACCAGGACGGTCAGGTCGGCGGTGCCGAGAGCGGTGAGCGCGGCGTCGGTGGGGTAGCGGGGCAGGTCGCACACGACGGTGCCGCCCGCGCGACGCCCGGCGTCGAGGACCGCGGTGACCGCGGCCGGCTCAGGGCCGTGCGGGGAGCGCGCGCAGGACAGGACCGACAGCGCGGTGCGCCCGGACCCGGCCCGCGGCAGCGCGGCGTGCAGCGACGCGGCGCGCACCCGGCCGTCGCCGACCGACAGCTCCGGCCAGCGCAGCCCGGCCTCCTGCTCCAGCCCGACCATCAGGTCGAGGCCGCCGCCGAGCGGGTCGCAGTCGACCAGCAGCGCGGACTCCCCGGCCCGTGCGGAGGTCAGCGCGACGGCGGTGGCGAGCACCGAGGCGCCCGCTCCACCGCTGCCGCCGACCACGGCCAGCACCCGGCCGGCCCGCCCGTCGCCCGCTGCGCGCTCCCGGGCGTCGGCGAGGATCCCGGCCAGCCCGGCCTCGCCCTGGGGGAGCTGCACGACCCGGTCCGCGCCGAGGGCGACCGCGATCCGCCAGTCCTCTGCGGCGGGCTCGCCGGGGACGGTGATCACGACGCCGTCGCGGCGTGGGAAACCGGCCTCGCCGCAGCGCCGGGCCCCGGCCCGGTCGAGCAACACGACCGGTGCGCGGGCCCACGCACGGCGGGCGTCGGCCGCGTCGACCGCGCGCTGGGCGTCCATGTCGGCTGCCGCGGCGAGTCGCAGCAGCGCGTCGAGCAGCTCGGGATCGTCGGCCACGATCAGGCAGCGCCGGTCCATCGCGTCGTCCTCCACACCGGCCCGCCGGTGCGGGCCCCGGTGTCGAGCGTGCGGTCCCGGGAGGGCCCCGCCGGCCCCGATCGCCGGCCTGTGGACAACGTCGTGGAAACGGCTCGACCTGTGGACAACCCACGGGTTCCGTCGGTGTCGTGCGGGAGGATGGAGCACGGGGGAGGGCCCTCGCGGGCGCGCCACGGAAGAGCAGAACCGAAGCGGCGGGCAGCGCACCGGATAGGCGGGCGACCGACACGACCGTGTCGTCCGACCCCGGACGTAGGACGGCCCCCGCCAGGGGGGATTGGCGGGGGCCGTCGGGCGGTTCAGCCCCGGGGGGTCGAGCTGAACCCGCTCGGACCACGTCCGAGCTCGGTCAACTGTAGCCGGAACATGCCGGTCGCGCCCATACTCCGGCCGTGGCCTGCGCCGACCGGTACCGGCGGCGACGCTCTCGACCCCGACGGGGTGAACTCCGCCACTGACCGGTGGGCGCGTCCGGGCGACCGGTCGCGTACGTTCGATTACCCTCCGCTGCCGGTCATCGGCTTGCTCGTACCCCCGGCCGGGCGGTGCGGGGACGGGCGGCGCCCGTCGTGGGGCCGACGGTCGGCGGGGTGTGGAAGAGTCGGGGACCGGGGACGAGGCGCGTCCCGGTTCGGGCAGGCTGGACGTCGTGCCCGAGTCCTCCACAGCCCCCGTCGCACCGGACCGGACCGCCGGCCCCCGGGCGGTATTCCTCGACCTCGACAACACGATCATCGCCGGGTCGAGTGCGCTGGCGTTCGCGCGTCCGTTCGCCCGCGCCGGTCTGATCGACCGCTCGACCGTCCTGCGCGGGGCGTGGGCTCAGCTGCTGCTCGTGCTCGCCGGGGCGGACGCGTCCACGATGGACACCCTGCGCCGGCGGATGGTGCTGATCTGTCAGGGCTGGGAGGTGGCGCGGGTCCGTGCGATCGTCGCCGAGACGCTGCAGGAGATCGTGGGCCCGCTCGTCTACCCCGAGGCGGTCCGGCTGATCGAGCACCACCGTGCGCAGGGGGCGGAGATCGTGCTGCTGTCGGCGTCGGGGCTGGAGGTCGTCGAGCCGATCGCCGAGCTGGTCGGGATCACGCGCTTCCGGGCGACCCGCATGCACATCGAGGACGGCCGCTACGTCGGGGAGATCGCGTTCTACTGCTACGGGGAGGGCAAGGCCGTCGCGGCCCGGGAGATCGCCGAGGAGCTGGGACTCGACCTCGCGCGGTGCGCCGCCTACACCGACTCGATCACCGACCTGCCGCTGCTGGAGGCGGTCGGGCAGCCGTCCGTCGTGAACCCGGACCGGGAGCTACGGGTGATCGCCCGTGAGCGGGGGTGGCCGGTGCTCGCGTTCGTGCGCGCCGCCTCCCGCCGGGACCGGCTGTTCCGGCTGCGCGACCGGCTGTCCGACCGGTTCGCGGCCGGGGCCCGGGGTGGCGTCCACGCCGGGCGGGCGACCGATGGGGCCGGCGAGGACACCGGTGGGGTCGGCGCGGGCGGGCCCCGGCGGGACCCGGCGCTGCTCGGTGCGGCGGCGGTCGGCGGGGTGCTCGCGGCGTTGGTGGCGGGTGCGGCCGTCACCCGGTCCGCCCGCGGTGGCCGCTGAGGTGATGGCCGGCCCGTGGGTCGGGCGCCGCCGGCTGCGCTGAGCGGCCCGTGCCCGGCTCGTCCGGTGCCCCCACCCGTCCCCGCCGCGACTGCCGCGGACTCGACCGCGTCCCGCCCGTCGATCAGTACGTCAACGCTGTTCGGGCATCCTGCGACCACACTCATGTACTGATCGACACGCGGTGAGCGGACTGCCGGGTGGCGAGGCGCGGGACGGTGCGGAGCACCCCGAGGGCGACTGTCGGTCAGTACATGAATGCTGCTCGGCCGCCGTCGAACAGCACTGATGCACTGATCGACGGAGTCGTGCGGCTCGATGGCGGAATCCGGTCGGTGCGGTGTGGCCGGCCGTGTCGGTGCGGGCGGTGTGGCCGGCCGTGCCGGTGCGGGCAGCGCCGAGGCCGTGCGGGTAGCGGGGCGCCCCGGTGCCGACGGTGTCGGTCCGGGACGCGGCCCGGATGCCGCGCGCGACCGCCGTCCGGGCGTCGTCGTGCACCCACCCGGCGGCCGTCGACGGTCACCCTGTGCTGCTGAACCGGTGCATCCCGGTGCGAGGGTTGCCCGCATCACGTTCCAGGTCTACGAAGGAGACACGGACCCCGGCCGGGCCAGAGGCGTCTCGGAGGAGAAGAGGCGTCTCCCCTGACCGGGCTCCGTACGTGGGAACCGGATCACGTCCACGCCGAGCACGCCGCGGGAGGCATGTCGTCGTGGGCCTGCGAACCGGGACGCCGGGCGCCGAGGCCGCACAACACGGCACGTAGTGCACGCCAGGACGCCGGTTCCCACGTCGGGCCGGGTGGTGCCCCTCGGGGCACCATCCGGCTCTGTCGTGTTCGAGCCCGGCCGGAGCGCGTCGTGTTCGAGCCCGGCCGGAGCGCGTCGTGTTCGAGCCCGGCCGGAGCGCGTCGTGTTCGAGCCCGGCCGGAGCGCGTGGGCCCGGTCGGGGTGCAGCGGCTCGACCGAGGGCGCGCGGGGCCCGTGCCGAGTCCGTGGGCTCAGCCGGACTGCGCGGCGGCGATCGACAGGCCCTCCCGGCCGCCCGCCTCCCACTCCGCGCAGGTGTGGACGATCCAGCGGGCCAGACCGTCGGGCGTCCCGGACGCGAACGCCGCCGCGGCCTCCCGGTACTCCGCGGTGCGGCGCAGGAACCCCACCTCGGGCACCGACAGACCGCGCGGGTCCAGCCCGGTGGACATCGCGGTCAGCCGGGCCGCGGCCCGGGCCACGACGCCGTCGGCGGTGCCGAACGGGGCCAGGGTCAGCAGCTCGCCGTGCACGACGGCGACCAGCACCGGTGCCGGCACGGAGGTGCCCCCGCCGATCAGGTCGGCCAGCGCCGCGAGCCGTCCCGACGTCGCCGGACGCGGCCTGCCCAGCACCTGCTCGTGCTCGGCGGCGGGCACGAGGTCGCCCGCGGCCAGGACGTGCAGCCGGGCGAGCCCCTGCAGCGGCGCGCGACCCCAGGTGTCGAGGAGCTTCGCGCGCTCGTCGGCGATCCGGACGGCGCCGGCGAGGACCGGGTCCGAGACGTGGTCGGCGGTGACCGGCCGCAGCGGGGCACCGTCGACCGCGGCGGACGAGCGGGCCGCGCGCAGGGCGGCCTCGGCGGCCGTCGCGGGCCACCCGCGCCGGTTGACAGGCTGGTTGTGCACCTCGGTGGCCGCGTCGCGGGCGCGGGAGACCGCCTCGGCGACGCCGGGGAGGGCGGCGAGCGGGGCGAGCGGATCGGCTGCTGCGGGGCGGGCCATGGGCGTCATCGTCCCAACCCGTGGGTTACCGTCGGGTAGTACCCCTGCGGTGCGGACCGCTCGACGACCGGTCATGGTGATCCACCGACCGCCGGACGCCCGTCCGTCCACCGCCGAGGGTCCCGCGAACCTCCGTGACGCACCGGGGAGTGGCCCCCGACCTGCGCGGACGGTCAGGTGCGGCCCCTGTGGCCTGTCCGTACCTGTCCCGACAGACGGTGCACGGGCCACGACGTTTCACTAGCGTCATACGGCACACGTGCGCGCACACCGAGTGCGCCCGAGGCCGCCACGCCGGCCCGAAGTGACCCGCCGCGTCGAGGAGGACACGAGGACATGGCCGAGTCCGAGAAGAGTTCTGCGCTCAGCGCACTCTCCACCGAGAGCAGGGCGTTCCCGCCGTCGGAGGAGTTCGCGTCGCAGGCGAACGCCACCGCCGACTGGTACGACCGCGCCGACTCCGACCGCGAGGGGTTCTGGGCCGAGCAGGCCGACCGTCTGCACTGGACGACGAAGTGGGACACCGTCCTGGACTGGGAGCCCCCGTTCGCGAAGTGGTTCGTCGGCGGCGAGCTCAACGTCGCCTACAACTGTGCCGACCGGCACGTCGAGGCGGGCAACGGCGACCGCGTCGCCATCCACTGGGAGGGTGAGCCCGGCGACTCCCGCACCATCACCTACGCCGACCTGCAGCGTGAGGTCTCCAAGACCGCGAACGCGCTGACCGAGCTGGGCGTCGGCAAGGGCGACCGGGTCGCCATCCAGCTGCCGATGATCCCCGAGGCCGTGTTCTCGATGCTGGCCTGCGCCCGCCTGGGTGCGCTGCACAGCGTCGTGTTCGGCGGGTTCTCCCCGGGCGCGCTCAAGGCGCGCATCGAGGACGCCGAGGCCAAGGTGCTGATCACCAGCGACGGCCAGTACCGCCGCGGCAAGCCGGCTCCGATGAAGGAGAACACCGACGAGGCCGTCGAGGGCACCTCGATCGAGAAGGTCCTCGTCGTGAAGCGGACCGAGACCGACGTGCCGTGGACCGACGGCCGCGACGTGTGGTGGCACGACGCCGTCGACGGTGCCTCCGACCAGCACACCCCGGAGTCCTTCGACTCCGAGCACCCGCTGTTCATCCTCTACACCTCGGGCACCACCGGGAAGCCGAAGGGCATCCTGCACACCTCCGGCGGCTACCTCACGCAGTCCGCCTACACCCACGACGTGGTGTTCGACCACAAGCCGGGCGAGAGCGTCTACTGGTGCACCGCCGACATCGGCTGGGTCACCGGGCACACCTACATCGTCTACGGGCCGCTCGCGAACGGCGCCACGCAGGTGATGTACGAGGGCACGCCGAACACCCCGCACGAGGGCCGGCACTGGGAGATCGTCGACAAGTACAAGGTCTCGATCTACTACACCGCCCCGACGCTGATCCGCACGTTCATGAAGTGGGGCGAGGACATCCCCGCGAAGTACGACCTGTCCTCGCTGAAGGTGCTCGGCACGGTCGGCGAGCCGATCAACCCCGAGGCCTGGATGTGGTTCCGGGAGAAGATCGGCAAGGAGAACTGCCCGATCGTCGACACCTGGTGGCAGACCGAGACCGGCTCGCAGATGATCGCGCCGCTCCCGGGCGTCACCGCGACCAAGCCCGGCTCGGCCATGCGTGCGCTGCCGGGCATCTCCGCCACGGTCGTCGACGACACCGGCACCCCGGTCGGCAACGGCGAGGGCGGCTACCTGGTCCTCGACAAGCCGTGGCCGTCGATGCTGCGCGGCATCTGGGGCGACACCGAGCGCTACAAGGACACCTACTGGTCCCGCTTCGCCGAGCAGGGCTACTACTTCGCCGGTGACGGCGCCAAGTACGACGACGACGGCGCCATCTGGCTGCTCGGCCGCGTCGACGACGTCATGAACATCTCCGGGCACCGCATCTCGACCACCGAGGTGGAGTCGGCGCTGGTCAGCCACCCGACGGTCGCCGAGGCCGCGGTCGTGGGCGCCTCCGACGAGACCACCGGCCAGGGGATCGTCGCGTTCGTCATCCTGCGCGGGAGCGCGTCGAAGGACGAGGCGAAGGGCGAGGAGGCCATCAAGGCGCTCCGCGACCACGTCTCCAAGGAGATCGGCCCGATCGCCAAGCCGCGCCAGATCCTGGTCGTGGAGGAGCTGCCGAAGACCCGCTCCGGCAAGATCATGCGCCGCCTGCTGCGCGACGTCGCCGAGAACCGGGACGTCGGCGACGTCTCGACCCTCGCCGACTCGTCGGTGATGGACCTGATCTCGTCCGGCATGAGCGAGTCCAAGGAGGACTGACCCTCCGGTCCCGGCGGCCCCGGGCCCGTGTTCACCGCACGGGACCCGGGGCCGATCGGCGACACTGGTCGGTGTGGACGACCCGATCGAGGTGCGGCGGGGCTTCGTCGTGCCCGCCCGCGAGCTGCGCTGGCGGTTCTCCCGTGCCTCGGGGCCCGGTGGGCAGGGCGTCAACACCACCGACTCGCGGGTGGAGCTGTCCTTCGACCTCGCGGCCTCGCCGAGCGTCCCCGACGACCTGCGCGACCGCGCCCTGTCACGGCTGGCGAACCGGCTCGTCGACGGCGTGCTCACCGTCGTCGCCTCCGAGCACCGCAGCCAGCTCCGCAACCGCGAGGCCGCCCGCGGGCGGCTCGCGACCCTGCTCGGCGAGGCGACCGCGGCGGGCCCGCGCACCCGTCGCCCGACCCGTCCGACGCGCGGTTCGCAGCGTCGCAGGCTCGACGCCAAGAACCGGCGCGGGCAGATCAAGAAACTGCGCGGCCGCCCGGACGAGTGAGGCCGTGTCCCCGGCGTGGCGCAGCCGAGCGGGTCGCCGGACCCCGTGGCACGATGGCGGCTCACCGAACGACGGCCGTCCGGGGGATCCCCAGCGCCCCGGGCAGGCGAGTGCACCAGCAGGAGGGAAGACGGTGGCCAGCAACAGCCAGTCGGGCAACGCGGAGGTTCCGCCGGTCCTGCCCTCGATCCCGCTCACGAACGAGCCGGGGCCGCGCGACGCGTCCCTCGGTGCCCTCGCGAAGGACGTCACCACCCACCTCTCCACCCTGGTCCGGTCGGAGGTGGAGCTCGCCAAGGCCGAGGTCACGGCCGAGGTGAAGAAGGGCGTGCAGGGCAGCGTCTTCTTCGTGATCGCGGCGGTGGTCGGGCTGTTCAGCCTGTTCTACCTGTTCTTCACCCTGGCCGAGTTCCTGTCGCTGTGGCTCAACCGCGCCGCGGGCTTCGGGATCACGTTCCTGTTCATGCTGCTCGTCGCCGGCCTGTTCGGCTTCCTCGGCTACCTGCGGGTCCGCAAGATCCGCAAGCCCGAGCGCACCATCGACTCGCTCAAGGACTCCGCCCAGGTGCTCGCCCAGCGCGGTCACCGCGGTGACCGCGACAACGTCCGCGAGATCGCCGACGGCACCTCCGGGCGGCACGCCGCCGCGGGCTGATCCGGCGTGTCCGCGACGACCGGTACCCCGCCCGACCCCTCGGTCGTCCGGGTGCCCGGTCCGTGGACGCACCGCGCGGTGTCGGCCAACGGCATCCGCATCCACCTCGCCGAGTACGGCCCGCCGACCGGCCCGCTGGTCGTGCTGCTGCACGGCTTCCCGGAGTTCTGGTGGACCTGGCGCCACCAGCTCCTCGCCCTCGGCGGCGCCGGCTACCGGGTCGTCGCGCCCGACCTGCGCGGCTACGGCGACACCGACAAGACCCCCCGCGGCTACGACCTGTGGACCCTCGCCGGTGACTGCGCCGGGCTGATCCGGGCGCTCGGGGAGCCGCGTGCCCACGTCGTCGGGCACGACTGGGGTGCCGCCATCGGCTGGACGGTCGCCACGCTGCACCCGCGGCTGGTCGTCTCGCTCACCGGGCTCGGGGCGCCGCACCCGGTCGTCATGCGTGACGCGGTGCTGCGCGACCCGCTCGGGCAGGGCCGCGCGAGCCGCTACATGGCCGGGTTCCAGCTGCCGCGGCTGCCGGAGCGTTCGCTGCGTGCCGACGGCGGCGCCCGGGTCGGGCGGATCATGCGGGCGTGGGCGGGGCCGGAGTGGGCCGCCACCACCGACTTCGCCGACGCCGTCGCCCGCAACGCCGAGGCGATGCGGATCTCCACCGTCGCCCACTGCAGCCTCGAGTACTACCGCTGGTCGATGCGTTCCCAGGTGCGCCCCGACGGCCGCCGGTTCGCCCGCGAGCTCTCCCGGCCGGTCGGGGTGCCGGTCCTGCAGGTGCACGGCGCCGACGACCCGTGCGTGCTCGACACCACCATGCGCGGCGACGAGCGGTTCGCCGGCGCCGGGCTGACCCACCACACGCTCCCGGCCACCGGGCACTTCCCGCAGCAGGAGCACCCCACCCACGTCACCGCGCTGATCGGGGCCCACCTGCAACGCTGCAACGGCTGAGCGGACACCGGTTCCCCGTCGTCCGACGTGCACGGATACGCTCGGCCACCGTGCGGATCCTGATCGTGGGAAGCGGTGCGCGAGAGCACGCCATCGCCGTGGCTCTGGCGCAGGACCCGGAGGTGACGGCGCTCGCTGTCGCCCCCGGCAACGCGGGGACGGCCGCGGTGTCCGAGCAGCTCGGGCTCGACGTCACCGACAACGGCGCCGTCGTCGACGTGGCGCGGACCTGGCAGGCGGACCTGGTGGTCGTCGGGCCGGAGGGCCCGCTGGTCAACGGTGCGGCCGACGCGGTGCGCGAGGCCGGCATCCCCTGCTTCGGTCCGAGCGCCGAGGCGGCTCGGATCGAGGGGTCCAAGGCGTTCGCGAAGGCCGTCATGAGCGCGGCCGGGGTGCCGACGGCCTCGTCGGTCGTCGTCGACAACCCGGCGCACCTCGACACCGCGCTGTCGGTGTTCACCCCGCCCTACGTCGTCAAGGACGACGGGCTGGCCGCGGGCAAGGGCGTCGTCGTGTCCGGCGACATCGAGGTGGCCCGCGCGCACGCCCTCGGGCTGCTCGACGCCGGCCACCCGGCGCTGCTGGAGTCCTTCCTCGACGGGCCCGAGGCGTCGCTGTTCTGCCTCGTCGACGGCGCCACCGTGGTGCCGCTGCTGCCCGCGCAGGACTTCAAGCGCGTCGGCGACGACGACTCCGGCCCCAACACCGGTGGCATGGGCGCCTACTGCCCGCTGCCCTGGGCGGGCGAGGACCTCGCCGAGGAGCTGGTCACCCGGGTCGTCGCGCCGGTCGCCGAGGAGATGGTGCGCCGCGGTACCCCGTTCACCGGGTTGCTCTACGCCGGTCTCGCGCTGACCTCGCAGGGCCCCGCGGTCATCGAGTTCAACTGCCGCTTCGGGGACCCGGAGACCCAGGCCGTGCTGGCACTGCTGCGCACCCCGCTGTCGCAGCTGCTGCTCGCCACCGCGACCGGCACCCTCGCCGACCAGCCCGCGATCGAGTGGGCCGACGGGTCGGCGGTGACGGTCGTCGTCGCCGCGGATGGCTACCCGGCCACCCCGCGGCTCGGTGACGTCATCAGCGGCGCCGACGGGGAGGGCGTGCTGCACGCCGGTACCCGTCGCCGCGACGACGGCGCGGTCGTCTCCTCCGGCGGGCGCGTCCTGTCGGTCGTGGGCACCGGCTCCGACCTCGCCGCCGCCCGGGCCGAGGCCTACGCCCGGCTGGAGCCGGTCCGCCTCGCGGGTTCGCACCACCGCACCGACATCGGGCTGAAGGCCGAGCGCGGAGAGGTCAGCGTGCCCGTCACGCAGGCCTGATGTTGCGCGGGCGTTACCGCCGTATGGCGTAACCCCCATAGTCCGAATGGCCTGACCTGGGCCTCCGTACCTCATTGTTCGATGATCATGAAGAGCCGGTAAAACCGGACACCAGGGTTTGATCTCCACCGGTTCGTCGAGGAATCGTCCTGTGGCACAGGGACACAGCCCGTGTCCCTGAACCACAGGAGGATCACCATGGCCCACGCTCCCCAGCAGGCCCGTCGTCGTCGCGCCCTCGCCCTCGTGGGTGGCGTCGTCGCCGCGCCGCTCGCCGCCCTGGCGCTCACCGGCACCGCGCAGGCGGCCGAGCTGACCCCGGTCGCCGAGTACCTCGACGACACCGTCGCCGACACCGACGCGCAGATCGGCGCCGTCGTCGACGCCCTGGGCTTCGAGGCCGAGTGACACCGGGCGGGCCCCGCGTCCGCCCCGGTTCGTGACCGACCGCGCGCCCGGGAGTGGGCTCCCGCCCGGGCGCGCGGTCCGGTCCCGTGCCGGGCCGCCGCCTAGGCTCGGCGGCGTGACCCGCCTGACCGTCGCCGCCCGTGCCGCCGTCGCCCCGTTCCACGTCATGGACGTCTGGGCGGCCGCCGCCGAACGGGCCCGCACCCACGGCGACCTGATCAACCTCTCGGCCGGTCAGCCGTCGACCCCGGCGCCGGAACCCGTGCGCGCGGCCGCCGTCGCCGCGGTGCAGTCGGAGGTGCTCGGTTACACCGTCGCCCCCGGCATCGCGGAGCTGCGCGAGGCCGTCGCCGGGCACTACCGGCGCACCCGGGAGCTGGAGGTCGACCCGGGCGACGTCGTGCTCACCACCGGGTCCTCCGGCGGGTTCCTGCTGGCTTTCCTCGCCGCGTTCGACGCGGGTGACCGCGTCGCCATGGCCCGCCCCGGCTACCCCTGCTACCGCAACATCCTCGCCGCGCTGGGCTGCGAGGTCGTCGAGCTGCCGTGCGGGCCGGCGACCCGGTTCCAGCCCACCGTGGAGATGCTGGAGGCGCTCGACGAGCCGGTGAAGGGCCTGATCGTGGCCAGCCCGGCGAACCCCACCGGAACCGTCCTCGACCCCGCCGAGCTGGCGGCGCTCGCGTCGTACTGCGAGGAGCGCGGCATCCAGCTCGTCAGCGACGAGATCTACCACGGCATCACGTTCCCGGGCAGCCCCGCGACGAGCAGCGCCTGGGAGACCTCGCGGGAGGCCGTGCTGGTCAACTCGTTCTCGAAGTACTTCTCGATGACCGGCTGGCGCCTCGGCTGGCTGGTGTGTCCGCCGCGGCTGCGCCGCACCGTGGAGGGGCTGGCCGGCAACTTCACCGTCTGCCCGCCCGCGCTGCCCCAGCACGCGGCGCTCGCCGCGTTCGACGAGGCGAGCTACGCCGAGGCCGACTCCCACGTCGTGCGCTACGGCCGTAACCGGGACCTGCTGCTCGACGGCCTGCGCGGGCTCGGGATCACCCGGCTCGCCCCCGCCGACGGCGCGTTCTACGTCTACGCCGACATCGCGCACCTGCTGCGCGAGGGCGAGGACTCGATGGCCCTGACCTACCGGCTGCTCGCCGACACCGGCATCGCCGTCGCACCGGGGCAGGACTTCGACCCGGTCGACGGCGGCGCCTACATCCGCTTCTCCGGCGCCGGGACGCCCGAGGGCATCACCGAGGCGCTGGAGCGGCTGCGGGCCTGGGTCTGAGCCGGCCTCAGAGCACCAGCTCGGGCTTCACCGCCGTCGCCGTCCACACCCGCTTGCGGTATGCCGCGAACGTCGCCAGCGCCAGCGCCCCGACGAACCAGGCCAGCAGCACCGGCACCGCCGTCCCGACGACACCCGCCAGCTCGCCGCCGTACATCAGGTGGCGCAGTGCGTCGACGGCGTAGCCCATCGGCATCACGTGGTGCACCGGGTAGAGCGGCCCGGGGATGGTCTGCCACGGGAACGTTCCGCCCGCCGAGACGAGCTGCAGCACCATCAGGACGAGCCCGAGGAACTGCCCGACCGCGCCGAGCAGGGCGTTGAGGGCGTGCACGATCGCGGTGAACGTCATCGAGGTCAGCCACAGCAGCGCCAGCGTCGCGAACGGGTGCACCGGGGTGATCCCCAGCAGCAGCGACACCACCGCGTACATGCCGGTGACCTGCACGACTCCCAGCAGGCCGGCCGGGATCCAGCCGCCCAGCGCGATCCGCAGCGGGCTCTGCCCGGCCGCGATCGCCCGTCGGGACAGGGGCTGGACCAGCAGGAACAGCACGTAGCCGCCGATCCAGGTGGCGAGTGCCATGAAGAACGGGGCCAGCCCGGCGCCGTAGGTGTCGGCCTGGGAGTAGGCGACGTCGCGGGTGGCGACGGGGTCGCCGATGTTCGCGGCGGTGGCCTCCCGGACGCCCGGGGCCGGGTTCGGGATGTCGTCCAGGCCCGAGGCCAGGCCGTCGTGCAGCCGCGTCGCGCCGGTGGCGAGCTCACCGGTGCCCGAGTCGAGCCGGCGCGCCCCGTCGGCGAGCCGGTCGGTCCCGTCGACCGCGGTGCGCTCCCCGGCGACGAGCCGGTCCGCCCCGGTCCGCAGCGCGGTGGCGCCGGTGGACAGCTGCGTGGCGCCGTCGGAGAGCTTCCGGACGCCGCCGGACAGCTCGGTCGCGCCGTCGCGCAGGGTCCCGGCGCCGTCGGCGGCGCTCGCGATGCCGCGGCTGAGCTGCGGGGCCGACGCGGCGAGCTGCTCGGCGCCGTCGGCGACCCGCCCCGCGCCGGAACCGAGGCGGTCGAGCTGCCCGGACACCTGCTGGACGCGGGCGTTGCCGTCGACCAGCGGCTGCTTCGCGGTCGACAGCGCGGCCAGGGCCTGCTGCACCTGCTCGTCGGTGAACCCGCGCTCGCGCAGGTTCGCGGCGATGG harbors:
- the purD gene encoding phosphoribosylamine--glycine ligase, whose protein sequence is MRILIVGSGAREHAIAVALAQDPEVTALAVAPGNAGTAAVSEQLGLDVTDNGAVVDVARTWQADLVVVGPEGPLVNGAADAVREAGIPCFGPSAEAARIEGSKAFAKAVMSAAGVPTASSVVVDNPAHLDTALSVFTPPYVVKDDGLAAGKGVVVSGDIEVARAHALGLLDAGHPALLESFLDGPEASLFCLVDGATVVPLLPAQDFKRVGDDDSGPNTGGMGAYCPLPWAGEDLAEELVTRVVAPVAEEMVRRGTPFTGLLYAGLALTSQGPAVIEFNCRFGDPETQAVLALLRTPLSQLLLATATGTLADQPAIEWADGSAVTVVVAADGYPATPRLGDVISGADGEGVLHAGTRRRDDGAVVSSGGRVLSVVGTGSDLAAARAEAYARLEPVRLAGSHHRTDIGLKAERGEVSVPVTQA
- a CDS encoding aminotransferase class I/II-fold pyridoxal phosphate-dependent enzyme, with product MDVWAAAAERARTHGDLINLSAGQPSTPAPEPVRAAAVAAVQSEVLGYTVAPGIAELREAVAGHYRRTRELEVDPGDVVLTTGSSGGFLLAFLAAFDAGDRVAMARPGYPCYRNILAALGCEVVELPCGPATRFQPTVEMLEALDEPVKGLIVASPANPTGTVLDPAELAALASYCEERGIQLVSDEIYHGITFPGSPATSSAWETSREAVLVNSFSKYFSMTGWRLGWLVCPPRLRRTVEGLAGNFTVCPPALPQHAALAAFDEASYAEADSHVVRYGRNRDLLLDGLRGLGITRLAPADGAFYVYADIAHLLREGEDSMALTYRLLADTGIAVAPGQDFDPVDGGAYIRFSGAGTPEGITEALERLRAWV
- a CDS encoding phage holin family protein; the encoded protein is MASNSQSGNAEVPPVLPSIPLTNEPGPRDASLGALAKDVTTHLSTLVRSEVELAKAEVTAEVKKGVQGSVFFVIAAVVGLFSLFYLFFTLAEFLSLWLNRAAGFGITFLFMLLVAGLFGFLGYLRVRKIRKPERTIDSLKDSAQVLAQRGHRGDRDNVREIADGTSGRHAAAG
- a CDS encoding alpha/beta fold hydrolase, with translation MSATTGTPPDPSVVRVPGPWTHRAVSANGIRIHLAEYGPPTGPLVVLLHGFPEFWWTWRHQLLALGGAGYRVVAPDLRGYGDTDKTPRGYDLWTLAGDCAGLIRALGEPRAHVVGHDWGAAIGWTVATLHPRLVVSLTGLGAPHPVVMRDAVLRDPLGQGRASRYMAGFQLPRLPERSLRADGGARVGRIMRAWAGPEWAATTDFADAVARNAEAMRISTVAHCSLEYYRWSMRSQVRPDGRRFARELSRPVGVPVLQVHGADDPCVLDTTMRGDERFAGAGLTHHTLPATGHFPQQEHPTHVTALIGAHLQRCNG
- the arfB gene encoding alternative ribosome rescue aminoacyl-tRNA hydrolase ArfB, which encodes MDDPIEVRRGFVVPARELRWRFSRASGPGGQGVNTTDSRVELSFDLAASPSVPDDLRDRALSRLANRLVDGVLTVVASEHRSQLRNREAARGRLATLLGEATAAGPRTRRPTRPTRGSQRRRLDAKNRRGQIKKLRGRPDE